Below is a window of Quercus robur chromosome 6, dhQueRobu3.1, whole genome shotgun sequence DNA.
CTTAGAACCAGATATACACATCTTGGTGCAGTGCATGCTTACAACCAAAATTTTacatgttagaaacatatgaGACTTGTGGCTCTTTTTCACTTCGGGTGTAGGTTAATCAACACCTGAACGTTTAGAAATCCATATTTCCTTACAAAATAGATTTCATTTTGAATGCCAAAACGATTAACTATTAAAATTTAGACTAAAGCACTCTTTTGGTCCTAAAAGTTTGGGGTTGTTTTTATATTGGctctttacatttttatttttatttttattttttaaattttgggccTCCATGTTTAATTCCACTTTCATTCAGCACTATTATCCATTTTCTATAGTATTCTgtctatattatatttttctgcCTACTAAAATGAAATTCTTGCATTCTACAGCATTTCAAAGCTAGTGTTTCATGAAATATTTAAACATGAAAGGCACTTAACGGTCAAGATTCTAATGAAAATGGACCGCAAGgccaatataaaaacaaaaatattaagtgacaaagtgaaaattttaaaatgtaaaaggGCCAAAATTAAAATAGCCTCAAACTTTAAGGGGCAAAAGAGTGTACTTAAGTCTAAAATTTAAAGCTCAATTTCTTCCtttgtgtatatatgtatacacaAATTGACCCTTCATGTGTGATGTCCTTGGAATTTTCAGGATCGAAGACGAAGGAGGAGTCAGGCAGGCAATGCAGAGCAAGATTCTCAGAGAGAGAATTCTGAAATGGATAGGAATGACAATCCAGATTTGAGATCAAATGGCAGAAGGAACCATCGGGCATAAACAATTTGATTAAGCCAATCACAGAATCTGAGAGATATTGGTTGCATGTTGAATCTTGTATTCTTTGAAACTTATAAATTCTTAGGCCTGCCCTTGTTGAGATCAAGGGATGGAAACATAAACTAGTGATTGCGGCATGGCTCATATTCCGTTTCTTTTTAATACCTAGATTTAGATGTTGGGAAGAAGATTATTTTGTTTATGAAAGTGGCAAATGTAACAGGACACCCCCGCCACAGGTGGTGTGTACAGGTTTAtgagtattttttaaaaaaaaatttcctttttattcATGCTTTTTTGGGTCATACTCTTAGCTCATTCTAGTTCAGGAAGATTTATCAATGGAAATCCCTTGCTGTGAAGTGAAAAATTGGAAGGGAAACAAAAGGCTGATTTAATGATTAAGACtatgagaaattttatttttacttgcaGGATACCCTTGATACGATTGATCTCTCCCCACCCTTTTTTGGTCTGATTACTATATGGAAAAATATTGGTGGCTTGCCAATTATTTATCCTTTCTAAATGGTTCATAGCATGGTAAAATTTTGCTCATTTCTCTCACCTTTATAATGGAtttcaccatgaatttaatgaacATGAGAGAAAGAAGTCTCATTCACCGTATTTCGAGAATACCTAAGAATTCATTCACCGTATTTTGAGAATATTTAAGAATTACTCTATATTTGGGGGATGAAATAATTTCTTGATTGAATGGCAAAAGGAGGCACATCCAGGCCCCAAAATGTTTTTTATCTAAGCCTAATATTCTTAGGTTCAATCCAGGAAGATCCAGCTAATTTTAATCACCAAACAACTCAGACAAGCAACACACACCCCCACAGGCAAAGAAGTGGgaccaagaaaaaataaaaggaactgCACGGGCAAGAATCTTGACTCTTGctacaaaagtaaaaaaggaaaatatattgATATAACACCGACACTTAAACCCAGTGGGGTTGGCCGAGTGGTTGGGCATTCGGTCTCAATGTGGCTATCTTGGGTTTGACTAGGAGTTACCTAGTTCAAGTCCGGGTAACAGCACTTTGAAAAAACTCTCTAGGCCAACGATTTACCCCACTATGGGCCTACCCGTCGcgaacagtgtttttttttttttttttggaatgattGAATCTATTCATAAAATTGTTACATGAGTGATTTGGCATACCTGTACTTTTTTCTTCAAtcaaaaaaagtaaagagaagcgttgtctataacatttttacaataaattatagtcacaaaatcataggtggtaaattattattagttttaatttgaatcgtCCGCTTAATTTGCTTTTTTACCCACTAATAATAGTTAATAACAATCTGCCACTAAAGATATGTTGTGAAAGCATTGTAGATataacatttaaaataataataataataaaaaatgattgccaaaaaaaaaaaaatcacttctcAACAGGAAGAAGCCTTAAATCAAAATTTGGGTGGCAGTGTAAGCTTAGCATGGCCTTTGCGTTGGAAGGAAATTAGTTCGTGAAGCTTTTTCTGATGAAGTTAAAAGAGAAGCAGGAGAGTAACTAGAACACATTTGCTCGTGGCACAGATGCATGCATGTGAATTATTCTAATGGCGGCTAGAACATCATGTTCCTTTCCATGCCTTCATCATAGTTGTTATAAGTAGCATATTTAAAACACACATGGCAGAATTAGCATTCATCTATTTCAGGTGAAATGAAgggtattttatttaaaaaatttttaggtttgtaaaatttaattcaTACTCTGAAATATACTATCTTCAAAATGGAGAAGATGGTGATCTGTTGCTGCGATGGATCGTTTCATTGAAAATGGTCAATCTACTTTGTTTCTCTTGTATTCCGGTTgataaaacaaacaacaaaaacatttaAAAGTAACATTTTTCTCCATCTGAAGCAACTGCGAGGATCTTTAGTCCTCCATCCCCTCAAGTGGAGAAGTTTGATGTTCATCATTCAAGTGAGAGAAGTGGACCTCAAGGTTTGCACGCAATATCGTTTTCATCTTATCATTTTGGATTTACAACTTCACTCTTATTAATAGTTTTGAAAGTGTAAGAAGGAATTAGATGAACACATACACCCATAATTTTAATACACTAAGGAGTGTGTCAATTGACTCGATTCACTTCACACCATCCTAAATGTCACTTTCTCATTAAGCATTTATAAGCATGCATGTTGTCCCCAATAGTAAATTTTAATAACATATCAAACAAGAACTAAGAAGCATAGGGAAACCACCACACACTCTTGGTGTGATGGTcgctctacaagtataagttctTGTGAGGTGGGATAGGACGGGACGCAAGAGCAAAGATTCAAATCTACAAGaaagagcttcacacacatacacttagattagaccaGAGTAGAATTTTatcttcaataaaataaaaaataataacaaaaaaaagggacagGATGCAGCAAGATTTTCATAACTGCCTAGCAAAAATACAGAACAGTTTTTTTTGGGAATCAAATACACAACAGTTGAAACAAATATGCTAATGCTATTGCACTCCTAAAGAAAGCCATAGAGCAATAAATCACCCATAGCAGTTCAATATGCTAATGCTCTCAACAATCAAATCATCACATCTGTAGAATGATTACATAGATTACAAACATAAATCTGGTAGGCCATTGATGACTAAAAGGTACATGATCTAAAACACCCTGATCTAAAACACCCTGtttacaaaacaaatttcaataatatatcCTGCAAGGAAGATTAAGTTGTCAGGAAGAATTCACAAGCGCTGCGGTGTTCCACTTGGGGGACCGGATCGAGGGTTCAATAGAGGCTGTAGAGCTTTAACTACAATGCTCATATTTGGCCGAAAATCAGCTTCATATTGCACACACAAGGCAGCAACAGCAGCCATCTGTTTCCAGCATAtaccaaaaaggaaaatgtgACTTCTAAAGAATGTGAAGTATGAAATCAACTACAAGTTGTCACCAAATTGAAGACAATTTTTCAGAGAGTGACTCAACATACTTGATCAGTTATTCTAAAACTATTACAAAAAGAGAAGGGTTGCAATATGccaataggtttttttttttttttcatttacaaattaagatacaaaaaattcaaatagcAAACAGTAGTTTAGCATTTTGCAATTCCAGAATATAGCCTTGATTACCTTTGCAACTGCCTTGGAAGGGTATTCCGCATTGAGTCTAGCATCAACACATTGCTTCACCTTATCTTCACTGAGTTTTGGTGTTGCCTAAATTAATCCAGAATTGTAAAAGAATCAGGTTGAATAAAACCTGCAAGTCTATAACCTAGcaaatctttctctctccaagcaaaaacaagacaaaaaagagcaaaagcacCAGATATAAATTACTAGCATAACTAAGATTTAGTACCCATGTCACAAGGCTCTGCTGTCCACGTGGTAGTGTATGATCAACAGGTTTACGACCAGTCAAGAGTTCCAGTAGGACGACACCAAAACTGTAAACATCACTCTTTGAACTCAGCTGCCCAGTCATTGCATATCTGCCATTCAAAGTCAGAAAACTTAGGCTTGATGTATTTTGAAAAGGTGTCTACTTCAAAGTGACAATTAGAAGTGAGACAACATGCCCAATGAAGTAGTCGGTAAGCCACAATGACCATTTATTACTTAGGTTGAATGAGTTCATACTGACTCTTGACCTGtccagcatttttttttcctctttccaGTACTTTCATTATAATAAATGGGCCTTGTTAACAAATGCCCTtagggcaattgttaataaatcattttagaaaagttttgatatcactttcatagaaaatataaaaagtcgtcaaaacaattaattttttttctcttcccataaaaagtttctaaaaatgcTTCCTAAACCAATGCTCTTAGGGCATCTGTTAACATTTCCCATAATAAATTAACACGTTATTTCTCCTTGTTCAATAAGATGAAGACTGCgattttatattatgtttttcattgtaatcaaacacaaaaagatgaGAAGCACCCATCTGAAACACCCAGGAAAATCTTACTCTGGAGCATGATAACCAAAGGTGCCAAGTACACGAGTGGAATGAAGGCGTGCTGCATTATCAGGGGCTTcatttgacaaatcaaaatcagcAATCTTTgcaacatcatcatcaaaaaGCAGTATATTGCTGGACTTGATATCACGATGGATGATATGAGGTTGTGCCTTCTCGTGTAGATATTCAAGCCCTTTTGCTGCCCCAACAGCAATTTTAACTCTTTGTGCCCATGACAGAACTGGGCCTGGCTGTGCTCCTTTGACACCTTTTCGTCCTGTATTTAcaaattgaaaaacattttcTGTATCAGAAATGTTATAAGATATCTTGTTACTCATTCATTAAAAGATAGGCACCCACAAAATTTGACTCTGACACTAATGAGTTGCCGCCTCCCTACCAAAAGATGTTAACTCTCCTTTAGTGGATTTTACAACATGGTCAAAGAGTCCTTTGAGTCAACTCAAATTAAATCATTTTCTCAAATTAGTCTAAAACCACAAGAGTTCAATAACTATTAtccattataaaataaatagttcggcgaccaataagaaaatgctatacacacacaaattcaacaacaacaaccaagccttagtctcaaaatttttggggatGACTATGAATCCTCAACATAGAGCCTTAGATGTTTTTCTATCCTATCCAAAGTCATACTCCCTGTTACCTCCTTAATTGGCATAtacttttttactatttctattaatgttattttagatcttcctttaccttttttcattctctctacTTGAATCATTCATCTTCCTCATACTATGTGTGCGTTTGGGTTAGgtggaaaaattaaaattattttactattcagtttatttttgctactatttatgggccccattgcactttttgacactattcataggtcccactgtactatttcaactaacttttacttttatttacaatacttttaacaataatttttcagtttcagcaaaataagcggtattcaaatACACCCTACATATGACCAAATCATCTCAAGCAAGACCTcatcatcttttcatcaataaagGCCACCCCTATCTTTATGGGGATTTTCTCATTTTGGATTCTATCTTTTCATATAGTTTCGAATCCtatctttccttttatttccACTTGTCCGTCTTAACATTTATCATTTCAATTACACTCATTTTATGAACATTTTGCTACTTCACACCCCAAAAATCAGTACCATAGGGCATAGCTAATCTTATAGcagttttataaaattttctttttaacttaaTAGGTATTCTATGATCACGAAATACTCCAAACACGCTTCTCCATTTCATCCATCCTACTCTTATGGATTCACATCTTATTTAATATCTCCAttcttataaattattgatccaatatatcaaaatttctctctcactctcttaaCCATCAACTTTACAACTCCTTCACTTTTACTAAACTTACATTTCGCGTACTCTGTTTTAGTCCTACTTAGTCTACTTAGCAAAAAGCCTTTAGATTCTAAAACATCTCTCCAAATTTCCAACTTGACATTAACTTAATGTCTGGTTTCGTCTGCTAAAACTCTATCATTTGGAAAAAGCATAGGCCAAAGGACTACATCTTGAATCAATCTAGTGAGCTCATCCATTACTAGTGCAAAGAGATACAAACTTAATGTTGGTCGTTGATGCAAACATATAGTGAATAGAAACTTGTGATGCTTTCATTTGTTCTCACACTAGTTACATATGCCTAATCAACTTAATATACATTAGAGGAActcctttcttttctaaaaCTCACCAATAAACCTCtcttgttatatatatatataatgactATCACTCAGCTAAAAACACACAACTTTATTTCTATAGCCATTCCgaaatttgaaaacaatgaaaaaattcatcaatcaaTAATTATATTGGTGGATACACATTCTTTTAAAAAcagaagaataaaatattacttaCCATGAAGAATATCATGAAGAGACCCATTGGGTGCATATTCATACGCAAGGACACGAAGAGAGCCATCAACGCAATAACCAACAAGCTCgacaacattttcattttttagtctTGATACCATGGAGACCTGTGAAGTTTTATGTCAACTTTCTAAGCAAAAAAGAAGACAGATAGGAGAAAAGTACCAGTTATGAGCATAACGAACTCTTGTAGTACCTTTGCTAGAAATTCTTGATCAGGTTGTTTACTTGAGTCTAACTTTTTAATGGCTGCAGTCTGACCACCATTCAGGACACCAAGATACACTCTTCCATATGAGCCCTCGCCAATTAAAGCCTTTGTACCAAAATTATCCGTTATATCCTTCAACTCTTCTACTGGAATGGCAGGGACAGCAATAGGTTGCATAGTTACAGTCTGTTTATCTTTTGGCACAGCTTCTTTAGCAGCATATCCTCCATTATTTCCTGCATGATTCATGTTGACTTAGGTTCATGGAAACAAAATCAGCAGCCATTAAAGGCAGAttagaaatcaatcacaatcAAAAAGCACAGACAAAATGATAACACATGATAATGGCTAGCTATAATTACACGTTGTATAgcttccccccaaaaaaagattGGTAAATATGCAAGCAAGGAgacagcacaaacaaatcacacaAAACAAGCAtggttaaaataaaagaaaaaataacaacaaacaagTTTCTCTAGCTGATTTCAAGGCAGAAATTAAGGAATATCAACTACAAACTCAGATAATAAGGAACCATGCTTATACATTTTCTgcccaatttttttgaaaaaaaagaaaacctcaaCCAGTGTAAAGGAGTAGCTTGGTCCaaccaaaagaaggaaaaaataagCATGGTTTAGGAATACAGAATCACCTGCGGAATTATTTGCCATGAATGGTCCAGTATCAGCAGCTTTATGGATATCATTTTCTTCACAACAACCAAAGCAGCTCATTGTCCTTTCTCCTAAAAAAAGATCTCAATTTTGCTTTTCTGAGCATCCAAAGGAAAGAAACATGTAATATAAGTAACCAAACCAAGCAAGTTTAAGCATCTCAAACAAAATATTCCTCCAAGGTAAATGCTCCAACAGAAAATTTAATCAGTTTTGAGATGTATTGCTATAATGAAATAAATACTTTACTATAGGTGCTCCATACCCTGGAGCCCAAACATAATATATTCTCAGGTCCAAAAAGAAACAAGCACCTTATTATGTGGTGGATTGTTAGGTTGTCATAAAAGggaaaatagaagaagaacaacagcaacaaaaataaaaattgaaaattcataaCAAAAGGGGAGAAATAAAATAACACTGATACTTTGATTtcaaaattgagaacaaaagcAAAAGGACCACACCTTTTCTAATCTCTTTCAAACACACAAATGATCCCCTTATGCAAGTGTGGGAATTGTGGCAAATAATGGCATATAATATTGATTAGAAAAGCAGTCCAACAACTGATATCATATGCTACCCTGGTTATCACAGTTAGCCTCAATGGCATAAAAATTCTCAACTTTAAATAAGAAAGGTCATTCGATGTGACTTGACAATAGCCCTCTAACCAAAGATATTGACATAAATAGAAATGGATAAAAAAACTAGTCTTACTAGTTTGTTattgtagacactcgattttacacccatgatttaatcaaggatcATATACACATCATATAGACATATAGAATGAGTTTCTTAGGCCAGAAAAAGGGCTTCTTTTGTATTTTCATCAAGTGGTTGTTcctattttcattaaaaagaaaaaaaatctacaagGCAGCCGACAACAACAACACAACCAAGTCTttaacccaaaattttgggttgggtatGGACCCTCTATAGACTAGTAAGGGTTATTTTTTTCGGTTCTGCTCTATTCGATGTCATACTCTTTGTTATTACTTTAatggaaaacataaaaaaaatttaaggcaaGTAGAGATGACATGATTAGCGATAAATAGCAAAAGCAAGTACTTAACGTCACCATCATCAATCAAAGCCAATGCCTAATATCCCACCTAATCCCCTATCTACCAAATGAATTGAATtcaaaagccaaaaagaaaCTGCATAGTACAAGCAAACAGCAAACACCAATAAAACTCACACCTACACACCAAACCACAACAAATCATCCCATTATACTACACTCAAGAGAATTAACACATACAAATGCAAGATTTTATGAGCCATCACACAAAATCCATTTGCTATATACAAGAACCACATAACACAAAATTCTGAACTTTTCCCCTCCACAATCAAAAGAGAAATgaccccaaaaacaaaaacaccacAAACTGATCAAAATACAAATGAAACATAGTTCCAAGAACTGAAAAAGAAGTGATGGGTAACACAAATCAAAGGGCTTTGAGGAAAATTCAACATAGACCCAGAAATCTACAGTCAACAAAAAGACTCACCTTCTTTGGAGTATAAGCAGATATGCTTGAAAGTTGTATTCACTATTCACTAAAATCCTTTATAAATGTTACTCAAAATTCTCAGTATATACTGTAAAGTAAAATATGTAATAGAAAGTGATATAATAAAGCCGGCTAAAGATGCAAAGACAGGAGTGAGATTGAATTTACACTTGCATGGAAATTGAAAGTGATGGGTGTTCTTGTCCTATGTTTTcctatctttcttttttgactAGTGTTTGAACTTTAAAGATTGGAAATTTGCAAAGTGAGcggttctgttttttttttttttttttttttttttttttttttttttttttttttttttttttttttttaaggcagtTCTGTTCTGCTTTGTATTGTCACCCCGGTCTTTGCGGTTCTGGCAATTTCTTTGTCATAATAAGCGTCTAAAAGGACGTTTTAAACTTGTACTAATATTTAATGTAAgaattaaatactttttttttttcgctagGAGAATTTAAtaccaataaaattatttattctagAATAGTAGTGTAGAAtagtattaaattatttatttatgcggataaaaaaaaagtattaaattatttattttagaaaattatttagTGTAGAAtagtttaaattatttgttctagaaaattatttattgtgtAGAATAGTATTAAATTCTCCTAGCTAAAAAGGAAAAGTATTTAATTCTTACATTAAATATTCTaggaaaattatttattcttctcagcaaaaaaaatatatatataggaaaattatttattcttagaCTGTACATTAACATAAATTCAATTGGTTGAAGGGGTCGTTTATGTGCAATGAGAAAATAACAAGTAATATTTAGGTAATCTTAGAGCATggaaaatgatgtttttttttttctcacattcatCGTAGGATCcacttattaaatttatggtgaagttaattattaaatatgtgAGAAATGAGCATCATTTATCTATACTCTGaaagtacctaagaatttttcGAAAATAATATGTCATTGTATTTCAAGTGCGTTGAGTTGAATAATtgacataataatttttataactgTTGATGTGGATTTATTGTGATTGATAcaataaaaatagtattagTGGTAGACAAAAGTGAAAGTAATATTATTGCAAGCGTGtcaatatttatgaaaaaaaaaaaactataacctCACTCTTTAAAAATATCTTCCTATACAATACTTTGTGTTTTAAATATATCTTTGACCTTTCAGCATGATATGAACACCGTATGAGTATGACTTGGGATTAGTTGTTACACAATCAACCTAACGTTTGATtcgaaaaataatatattaattcaattttgaatatattagtcaaaaatcaaagtcaattattcatagttttaacaCGTAAAAATTTCATTTAGAATTTAGAAAGGTTTGTTTGAAtaccatttattttgttgaaattgaaaatttattactaaaagtgctataaataaatgtaaaatttagttgaaatagtatagtggggcTCATGAATAatttcaaaaagtgcagtgggattcatgaatagtagtaaaaataaactgaatagtaaaataatttataattttcattcaaatccAAACGCATACTTAGGGtcagtttggatagaacttattttgctgaaactgaaaacactgtagcaaaataatttttaaatgtgtgaatagtgctgtgggacccatttttaatgaaaaaattgataaaaaaatgaaatttgtgggttcgtgaacagtgcatgaatgcactgttcacggaagaccggtcaaaagttgcggctactgttcatgtaccaTACATGAATAGTACCACTTGTTGGGGGAAAAaggcgtgaaaaaaaaaaaaaaaaaaaaaaaagagggaaaacgCAGCAAACGCTGGATCCAAACTATGCCTTAGTATCTATTTCGAAACTGCGTCTG
It encodes the following:
- the LOC126688809 gene encoding pto-interacting protein 1 isoform X1; the protein is MSCFGCCEENDIHKAADTGPFMANNSAVNMNHAGNNGGYAAKEAVPKDKQTVTMQPIAVPAIPVEELKDITDNFGTKALIGEGSYGRVYLGVLNGGQTAAIKKLDSSKQPDQEFLAKVSMVSRLKNENVVELVGYCVDGSLRVLAYEYAPNGSLHDILHGRKGVKGAQPGPVLSWAQRVKIAVGAAKGLEYLHEKAQPHIIHRDIKSSNILLFDDDVAKIADFDLSNEAPDNAARLHSTRVLGTFGYHAPEYAMTGQLSSKSDVYSFGVVLLELLTGRKPVDHTLPRGQQSLVTWATPKLSEDKVKQCVDARLNAEYPSKAVAKMAAVAALCVQYEADFRPNMSIVVKALQPLLNPRSGPPSGTPQRL
- the LOC126688809 gene encoding pto-interacting protein 1 isoform X2 — its product is MSCFGCCEENDIHKAADTGPFMANNSAGNNGGYAAKEAVPKDKQTVTMQPIAVPAIPVEELKDITDNFGTKALIGEGSYGRVYLGVLNGGQTAAIKKLDSSKQPDQEFLAKVSMVSRLKNENVVELVGYCVDGSLRVLAYEYAPNGSLHDILHGRKGVKGAQPGPVLSWAQRVKIAVGAAKGLEYLHEKAQPHIIHRDIKSSNILLFDDDVAKIADFDLSNEAPDNAARLHSTRVLGTFGYHAPEYAMTGQLSSKSDVYSFGVVLLELLTGRKPVDHTLPRGQQSLVTWATPKLSEDKVKQCVDARLNAEYPSKAVAKMAAVAALCVQYEADFRPNMSIVVKALQPLLNPRSGPPSGTPQRL